ATATCCTTTTGAGTGGTTTGATTTATTTGTCTATAGTGAGATGGAAACGCacataaataagaatataaataattaaacCGTCAAAGTTATATAACATTGacggagttaataataataataataataataataataataatacttcagccATTATTTGTAACTTTGTAGGAGAAAAGACAATagtagagttaaaaaaaaataacaaactaaGTGATTTTCCCCATAAAGAGTAGCAATTCAATTTTGTAGAGTGAATGATAAAATAATAGCATTACCATTTGGAAATTCTACTTCCCTTTCAAAAACAAATGTAATTACAACTCCCCTCCGTGATTCAAAACACTTTTTTACATCGTCGTTCCAAACACTATGATATGAATTTGGTATACTTTAGGTCCCTTTTTGGATAGTAGACACATTATTTCGCAAATATATTAACCCATTTcagctccaatttttttttttttttttttttttgcaatttcatcTTACTCAACATTTTTTGTGTTTGTTCTTCCTAAATGATTAGGGAAACGTCTTGGTTGACATTTCTCTgcaataatacttctagaatacgaTGTGCCATATATGTACCAGTGAGCACATTCAAGTATAATTTtttgtgttgaaagaaaaaaaaacggttctATCCGAAATGcacttatttatttgaaattgataatttattttacagTTTTAGGGTATAACAAATCTAAAATGATCAATGATACATAACCTCTAAGATTTTTAGCAAGATGATGCTAAATTCTGTAAAATTTCCAACTAAAACAAACATTTGAACCTTAGAGTGACCTACTAAATTCCTATTCAGAATCAAATTGTGTTGAAATACATATATCTTCAAGTTTCCCTTGCATTTAACaggtaaaaaaatacaatattgatcAGAATGTAAATACTTAGAACACATCATCATTATTTAGTATGAAATGAATGATTACATGCCAAGCAGAGTCCTACATTGCATTTGCTACACTGACTGGAAGGTCTTTTCTTACATCCTTCCCCAgcacttcttcttcttttgttatctTGTGTTTCCACAAGATAATGTTCTAATCCATCAAAACGAATATCTTCTAACACTCGTTTGTCACCCTTTGTTGAGCAGGATGGCGGTCTCCCAGCTCCCTTCGGTGGTGTACCAATCCGAGTAAGATATGTCTGAGCGATATGTTCCTTGAATTCAAACTGTGACAATCCCCAGCCAGACTTCTTATGCAACAACCAAGCATTTTGTTCTGTTACATCAATCAGCCAAGTAAATATACACCAATACCACTTTTTCCCTCGAATACCAATacgatatttgtttacattttggttcTGCCTATCAGTTCCTCCCATATGTTGATTATATTCTTGGACTATCTTTGGGCAGTCAGCTTCTACATTCTTTTTCTCGCTCTGTGAGTACCTTCTTACTTTGCTTGAGGCATTGTTTGTATGGACTGTTGATGCCACTGATACGACTGCATTATACATCCATCTACATACCATTATTTTATTCACCTTGTCTGTAGCGAACTCTGCCGTTcctctcttttgttttttttatagaatcaaCTGATTTCAGAGGACAGTGTTTACACCTGTTTGCTCTTATTGTCCCTGTAGCACCATAATTTCTGTCCTTCAGTTCTATGAGAATTTGAAATGAAGTGAAGAgataatcaaaatatatatcatatggaaGTGACCGTTTATCTTTTGACAATGAATCAATGTTTTTCAAGACTGTAGCAGCACATTTGCCAAATACCttctcgttcacttcatttccttcaTAGGTACACCCTTAATAAAGATCAAAGGTGACTAGATAACCATCGTCTGAATTTAGACACCAAACTTTATAGCCAAATCTAATTGGTTTCATTCTGATGCACTATTTACACCCATGCTTACCATAATATTCGACCATTGCTTCATCATGAGAGAGTGACTTCACGGGTTGAAAATGCTCAATGAATTTCTTTGTTAGATGTCTAACAAGTGGACGAACTTTGACATATTTGTCAGTTGTATCTAATttagaattatcagaaaaattaaTGAATTGCATGTTTTTTTCAAATCTTCTTCTTCTCATTGCTTGATAAACAGTTTCATTTCTTGTCACAGATGAATTTCTCCAAAACATCCTCCGAGAAGATACAGGAACGATGCCAGACACTATCAAAattccaatgaacactttcatttcaCCTTTGGTTACCAAGAAGTCTGTTTCACCTTTGAGAGTTGCATAGATAGTTGTCTGATCCACTAACATATtccacatatcatcatcaaaaaATAGTTCGAAAAGTTCACTTGGAGTAAAATCcctatattttgcataatttgcctCGGGAAACATACAGTCACCAGGTGTGAGATAAGTGCCAAGACTCCATTTGGGAGTCTCATAGCTATTTATAGGTGAAGAACTATGAGCCGCACCATCATCTTCAGCAGTACGACGTTCGTCGGGGGAAACAGCTTCATCATTACCACTCAGTTGAGGCTCACAATTATCTTCATTTGTACGTCGTCCATCATGGAAAACAGCTTCAGCATTACCAGTCAGTTGTCTGCCGGACAAATTATCTATCAATCCACTATCGTCTTCATCAGCAGAGTTTTCATCAGTCAATAGGCCCGTACCTGTAGGCTCAATGTAAACTTTTACATGATTATCGTCTTCTTCTAATATAGCTAAAATGTCATGAATAGTCAGGGAtctgaaatatgaaacatgaaTTGGATTTAGAATATGCTACAAATtcgatattcataaaatatgtgtACACAGAAAATGTACCTGCATTAGCTTAGCGAACCATATATGGcacagcaaatataaaatgatatgcagaaaaaaGAATGGATTAGACAAATATGAAAGTTAAATAGAGAGGTCAGTTTATTACTTGTCCAACATATGCAATTACCAAAAGaacatatttatcaaagaaatgtgcaaaatatacTTACTTTGTTCTGGAAGCCATTGTTTTGGGCAGAGAACAGCTGCACTTCTTTTCAAGGTGACAGCAGAGCACAGACTGGCAGCTTTGAGGGACTGTACTCATATGAACATGTCGTAGCAGGTTTGGTGTGCATTCCCAATACACTTTTTCAGGCTTGACGTAGCCCAGAGCGACGTATGATGCAATATTGCATCATGTTCTTAATGTGCCATATATGTACCACAGAGCTGAAATGGGTTAAAGATTATCTATCAATATTACACTTAAAGTATAAACAATTTTATTTGTCAACCTTTACATTTTGGTTCAAGAActgaagtaaaaaaacaaaaataacatagcATTATAAAGTACcttaatatttgaataatatagaatatatttcgCATGGCATTTATGTCTTAGGTAAAACTCATTAATGTTGCAAGAGATGCTACTCTTTTCTTGACAACTATTTCAGGTGAATTAACATGACATTCATACGGGGTTTCCAGCTTTACCCAGTGAATTGATTCAAGAAATGATTTGCGTGAAACCCTCTGATGCTCTTCACTAATAGGGGACAAATGCTTGAGATCCAACACAACGAAGAAATACAAGTCTGCTTCATTTATCAATTAATCAATAAATTTGAAATGAAAACCTTAGGTTGTTTTGCTTCCACAACACACACTGCAATATTCACACCAATTTCGTATTCATTTGTCCTCTTTTTGGGTATCAATATCCTTATTTTCCAATGCATTTATCATATCATATTCTCAAATTACCGATGGCCTTCCTTTTTTACTTCTTGACACTTCTGAGTCATAAACTCTTCTAAGTTAGTTTTTTGCAAGCGAGCAGTTAGGATATAACTGAGACATAGGGTAATTGCAACAAACTTTATTTtgacacagtatatgtataaatacaagccACTCCAAGCAAGAAGGGCAAGAAAATTCCAACACAATGATTCATAGGTGCAGAGAGCCATATTTCTTCTGGACGACCATGAGTTTGAATCCatacccattttttccatttcagcgaacgttttTTTAGTGGCTAAATGATCCGGTGTTCGACATCTGAATCTGGAAAAAACTGGAGGGTTCGTCGTattgatatggtggtaaataccATGTTTTGCCGCAactgtgggcgtttgacgaagttctgtgCTGAAAACTTTGGTGTATAATGTGAGGAGGTGGGGGTAGGAATTCGTGGGGGCGCTGATGTAGAGAACTAGGTCTGAGGAGCGAGTTGGAGAGGCTTCAAGGTGTACGAATCAGCGTTGACCAACCGTCGGTGATGTACATTGACCAGGAGGTAGAAATGTGATAAGATATCTGCACATAGGATTTGCAATGTGATATCAGTAATAGGAAACTTTCAAACACATAATGTGATGGATTCATAACTGTGGGTGGATATCATGGGTGTCGGGTCACTTAGACAGACTACGATGTGTCCTGGAatgtggccttggcagaagagaacgtcaAGCATACGTTTCATTCAAAAATTACATACCCATATCTGTTTGATGATAAAGGAAAAGGTTTAGTGATAgaagaggccactgccacaagcgatggcctacttacatgcttTTTGGGCATTTAAAACCATTTACACACTTCTTCACAGCAGCTCTGAATTTGGATTAGTAATAGCCTAACTGCAGCTGTTGGGCATCAgtgagtggctggagaggtcgttggttaggACGTAAGAGAGGTATGGTATATgtgggtgatgggcggctttgttgctgatccggcacgtcatggggtgggCGTCTGTATCCTACCGTATTCATGTCGGCTTCAGTCAAGGTGGAACAGTTGTCCAATTCATCAGCAGTGGAGTCGTTGATGGAGCTCTGGAAGGTTCACCACATTTTttacctccattaacgcctccaatCCTGACGAAATGGACATTCTATTTCCCTTTCAAGGACATATGTAATTACAATTCCCCTTCgtgattaaatttttgtttttcatattgtcGTTCCCAGCACTATGATATGAATTTGTTATAGCTCCTTTTTATGATAGTAGATACATATTATTTTGCAAATACATTAAAGATTTTCTATTAAGTACACACTAACACTAAAGGAAATTTTATTTGTCAACATTTTCATATTAGTTCAAGAactgaattataaaaaaagaaaattatataatattgtgaaGAAACTTCCTTTCTAAATAATGTAGATTATATTTTGTATGATATTTATGTGTCAGATAAAACTGATATAGGTTGCATGAAAAGATAGTCTTTTCTTGACTATTATTTCAGGTGAATTATCCTAACTGTCCTCCATGgggttgactttggtcatcaggtccttcataggcaaaatatccACATCCGGAATAGCAGCAGGTACAGGTTTGGGTATGCGCAGTACCCAAACGGGGGGAAGTAGAATTATTTCTAGACGAGAGTCATCTGTGGCAGGGTGTAGGCAAGTGATATTGGTCATTTCTTGAGGGCAAGAGAAGCTTTTTGGTTCTCCAAtgattgttgagaaagctgaaTAAGGTTTCGCTATGAGGATAGCtgatgatggtgagtactgcttcaggaggtaagATTTGAGGGCGTAGTATGTTATTGGCGTGTTTCCATGCTCGGACAGCAAATTGGATATTTCCTGGAAAGTATCCTCGCGGATAGCAGCCAGAACTTAATCTGTTTTGGttcttgactgagtcacgcccttgatgtttATACTAGACTTCAGCACACTGAAACtaggcaaacgcttctccgctctcgaaggacggtagtttcagtgATGTGCCGGTGGTATTAGAGTCAGTGTCAgtaggcggcatcatcaaacaataagatagGCAGTGAGAGGAAAAGGCCAGAGGGAGATGGTCACTTTGCTGGTCACCAATATGCGAGCAAGCAGTTAGGTGATAAATAAGGGATGACGTAATTGCAACAGACTTCTTTTTGACACAGCATGAGTATGAGTACAATCAGCACTGAGCAAGAATGGCACAAATGGTTAAACAAAAGGATTTAAGTACATACAggaatagacaggttatcagtaCTAGtggatagtgatgatgataatatacaacAAATACAAATTCCATTACTGTACACGAGCGTGTGTGATAGACATGATGTATAGTTTTATCTCTTCTTTACGTATCGCTCAGCTACCTTATAATTTTACGATCCATAATTTATCTACTCATCTTACCATCATTCTTTCATATTCTTTAATATTCTTTCATTATCCACACAAAGGCTAGGCTCACACATAATGAAAGTTTATGGTTAACTTGTAGTTATTGAATGATTTTCCTGTCACATGAAAAGAACCTACAGATTGAAATCTGTTACACAACACAGGCAAACGCGGACATTCAAACTTGCACGGACAAAACTTCTGAATAATTCTACTATGAAAGTTATCAAGTTGAAGAAGGCGGTGTTGCAGAAAGTCAGTATTTTGGTTCAATCTAGTCCATTTCAATTAATTTTCCGAAACTGTAAGATTTTGAACACAAATGTTTTCATTACCTCAGAATAAGCCAAACACATTTGATTATTTATCGAGTGagttaatatattttatgaaaaatattaaacacTGACAATAGAAGGCATACCAGTTTTAGAACGTCTTGCAATTACTAGAAGGTTAATGAAATATGGATAATATGCTCTATTTGGTAACATATCATAATAAACCATTATATTAAATTCTAGAAACAATTTATTTATCGGCAGATGTTTCAGGGTAATTTTTGGGTGGTTATTGGTGCAATAATTTCTTGCCAAAATTCTATCCTATCTGCTCTTGCAGAAAGTTCAATATAAATACGATGTTATGTGGTAGACGTCACAGGTTACTGTTTCGATTCATACAAATATGCACTGTATCCATATTTACGTTTTTCACTTAGACAGCTACCAAATGATTCATGATGAAAAGGGAATAAGGGTTAGTGGACTTTAGAAGCACTTTAGTTATTTCATGCTGCCCTTCTACTTCCTTGTTACTGTTAATAGTATTGAATGGGtcgtaaaattatttaaaaaaaaaatatatataccactATCAAAAAGGTGAAAAGATGATCGTTTTTGCTTAAGCTGTCTGACAAAAGGgattataatttttcaattatgTCTTGTTTCCTGGTCTGAtaaatttactaatttccttttagTAAGTATATAAATTTTTGCACTGGGCTGTTCATCTACGTTCCTATTTTTGCTATGACACATAAATTGAACACTCTAGCTCTTCTTATGGCTATAAAGTAGGAGTTATGTAATTCAAGATTTTGAGATATATGTATTATCAATGTTTAAATGCTCAAAATTGGTTTTACTATTTTTTCTTGTGTAAGTCCCTCAATCTTCTTAACTGTCTATTTAGTTTAACAGCTGCAAATATAAAATGATCATATCAAACAATAATTAATCCATTTTGCAAAGAGAATTGTATTTCAATTAATAGATATgtgaagttgcaaatgagaatggaacacatttcataagcTGCTTTTCAACAACCAATCTTTTTGTTGGAGGTACTTTTTAccagcacaagaacatccaaaaTTTTataaggacttcaccatgtgacaattacagaaagaaaatagatcaaattaccattaataaagggagaaggagaactttgagaaatgtaaaaaggTTTAGTTGTGAAGATATTCTTAATGATCTCCAGCTCCTCATTACTACAATGAAATGaagactgaaagcacccaacagatagGAAGATAAAATACCAAGGTTTGATAACAATACGCTTCTGGAAGAAAAGCACAGAGAACCATctaaaattgaatgtaggaatcgatttgcagtcttagagattttaagtgACGAAGAGCAGAAAGTTAATGAAGAGTGGtatgataataagaaaatatatcagaCGGCTGGTAGTGAGGTTTTGGGACACGGAGTTTCTAGGAAAAGCCATAGATATCATATTATACATGTAATACTAGaaaaagtagacaaagacagaCATTGATTGCTGAAAAATTAAAGGAAGTAGTGGAATTTATATGGTAAGTATTtgagtattgatagtgaggtcgaaaGAAACGCAAGGagggactggagagaatatttagacagtaaagcatatgAGACTGACCAAGCTTTGAATTCAGGAAGTAGATATGGTGCAAGAATACCTCATAGAATCATCAATAAAATCactactggagcaaagaagaagcatataaccataaaaaagagagagggCTCTGTTATAGctataaaagatgaagaaagactacgttagatggaacactgtagtaaggttatgaatagaagatacgaagggaataatttgatcgatatacctgaatCGAAGGAATACCTTCTTGTGCCCATATCTTCACAAAAGTTCAAGAGATGGAACGCCCCtggaaacgatggaataactgctgaaatgatacttGGTAAAAATGAATGACCCCTAGAATACTTACAGCATTAATTTGTAGACTGTGGCATAGAGTAGCAAAACCTGAttaataggagttaggagtgttggtgaaaatgacaaaaaaagtagacctgactaattggaataattacagagacatcactcTTACATCAGTTgctatggaaatatatgatatgcttattttaaagaggctggagaaaaagattgatgaaaacctgagagataaaCAATCAGGATATAGAAGGTGTAGAATttttactgacaaaattttcattttgaggcatgttctacagcaatgcgtagaatatagaaacccactgttgatgggatttgtggactcTGAAAAGCCTTTCATAATATGCACTGTTAAATTATGTGGAAAGTTCTgcattattttggaattcctcttaaatatgttagtttaattaagtctgttcatgagcttagcaagtgcaaaattaatattaatggagtcctatcaaatattGTGATGCAGAGAACAGTCGGAGACGGTGGAGAAAGATGGGACGGATTTGGTGAGGGGAAAGtagcagacctagggtatgctgattatactgtccttattagcatcaAACCACAAAACTTACAAAGCTTACTtatcagaatccatgaaatatcacacgaggctaggatcaagataaataaaagaatggatgatgagaatggaatatgcaatggaagatgaaatatcattggaaggataaaagattaatgaggtaaaatcattcaagtatctaaGAACTATGGtgtccaataaagggtctttagaattagagtttggagaaaaaaaaaatcagacaatggcaaagttaggtgaaatttggaaatcaaattacctgacaTTACATATAGATGtcagactatacagtatatcagtttattgagattggtgttactatatggacatgagtcatgttatgacgaTGAAATATtctgcaatagatttagtagattttagaacaaagctctccgaagggtattgggagttgaatgtcaggtcaaaattaaaaatgaaactatgtgagatattactcgagtgccatatgtggatgagattatactgaagggtagatggagagggttctgacatgctcttcgtactccctaagagagattagttcaccaaactttcaactgggctccacaaggtactaaaagagttggaagaccctggcctacatggctgaggtttaTGAAGCATGatcaatggagaaatattgaattataagcccaagatagagaagactggttaAATGTAgccgaggtcttttgcgtcaataagcgaatGAAGAGATGATGATAACAACGGTGATGAACATATTTCAACACACTGCACTGGAaagaatttaataaataataactatTGCTTGTCCTGAGGTCATAGGTATGTGGTATTTACTAGGAATTCTAGCAAATAAGGGGAATCTATTTCCGGATATCTATATGCGAGGTTGGTTAGTGGATTAAAAAATAAATAGGTAACTGCAATACACATAAAtagagcaaaggaaatcagagcTGAACAAGTTGTTCAGTTATGCTGTAATCAATCAGCGagttatattctatataaacattAGTAAGTTGTTGATATAGTAGTtattatttaataagctactgTAAGGATGTGTATTCTATTGAGATTACGTGATATTTCCTGGAATATCCACCGAAAATATTTCTCGCCTTTTATCAGTGTAAATCCTATACCTAACCTAAGATCAGATAATACATAAAATCCTGTCAAATAATATTCTATATACGATCCATTTCTCCCTAATGAGAGATAGATGTAACAttgatttttctctctttatcagaatgcattgaatgtttttataattgaatatattttgCTCACCATTATTAATTTGCTCAACCTAAACGCATAAAGACCATGGGGGAGATCTTCCCTTCGATGCCGCAGAAACCGTTCCGTTTACTCTATAATTATCTTTAATAACACTGCATTCATTAAGTACCTTCCTGCATTGGGCGTCAGGTACTTATTGAAATCTAAAAATTACTTCAACTTAGGAAGGAACAGGAATAATATAGGGTCAAGATTGATAATTATTGTTCTTATTGCGGCTTTTCTTTGTGAAGGTTTTATTAGTTAGTGTGTTATATTTGCCTGTTTGCTCAAAGACACGgaaaagatatatgtatacatacatattgtatatacttgtatgtatatatatatatatatatatatatatatatatatatatatatatgtatatataaatatatatatatatatatatatatatgtatatatatatatatatatatatatatatacatatatatttatatatatatacatatatatatatatatatatatatatatatatatatatatatatatatatatatatgtatatataaatatatatatatatatatatatatatatatatatatatatatatatatatatatatgtatatatatatatatatatatatatatatatata
Above is a window of Palaemon carinicauda isolate YSFRI2023 chromosome 6, ASM3689809v2, whole genome shotgun sequence DNA encoding:
- the LOC137643013 gene encoding piggyBac transposable element-derived protein 3-like, which encodes MNTVGYRRPPHDVPDQQQSRPSPTYTIPLLRPNQRPLQPLTDAQQLHYILTARLQKTNLEEFMTQKCQEVKKEGHRSLTIHDILAILEEDDNHVKVYIEPTGTGLLTDENSADEDDSGLIDNLSGRQLTGNAEAVFHDGRRTNEDNCEPQLSGNDEAVSPDERRTAEDDGAAHSSSPINSYETPKWSLGTYLTPGDCMFPEANYAKYRDFTPSELFELFFDDDMWNMLVDQTTIYATLKGETDFLVTKGEMKVFIGILIVSGIVPVSSRRMFWRNSSVTRNETVYQAMRRRRFEKNMQFINFSDNSKLDTTDKYVKVRPLVRHLTKKFIEHFQPVKSLSHDEAMVEYYVVSVASTVHTNNASSKVRRYSQSEKKNVEADCPKIVQEYNQHMGGTDRQNQNVNKYRIGIRGKKWYWCIFTWLIDVTEQNAWLLHKKSGWGLSQFEFKEHIAQTYLTRIGTPPKGAGRPPSCSTKGDKRVLEDIRFDGLEHYLVETQDNKRRRSAGEGCMFSASLYITIPFTTLHTNGVVEYF